In the genome of Dermacentor silvarum isolate Dsil-2018 chromosome 1, BIME_Dsil_1.4, whole genome shotgun sequence, one region contains:
- the LOC119436334 gene encoding neprilysin-3: MSCEQRRSKWRCGVTGAMLVGLPLSLLGLATCLGRRGTVSSPGLCSTAACRTAAMALNMSLSRSVGPCQDLERFVCDGWPRMERAGSRVQLIMNYAWTAYRVPRRGQSAVDKVVALYQSCVSSLSPGGGEPGTLRAFIVQLGLGPANATVGSAFRALLQLSTRHALHLLLAVEYNASAGISLRPAQPPPASSPPSYVLRVAQMALLDDPQAVAHDLELIERELATPPAAKQMTRTVHLEVVAEECGSLSDWLTELPGTNSHTPVDVEAPTAVRWYANFLRRHRGDAALRRYVAWHTARVLGSLTQYDLFRATLETKLGRLEPSPSLVKTTCLAHAANLMPLAYNAFVVRHFATRRSRRAVEAMADGLRAAAMTSVRASRWMGDRPKAMATLKLRKLTWVLPRHRSEAQVNRAYARVSDLSLKDFLKSYINVTEHSGHREAHEANQASVDVLYTAQRNAIVVSAGMLNTPFFEDTLPAAFNYAGLGQRMALELLHAFDEHGRWYDEHGRPRNWWDDATADEFRNRLECRHGGGQALFESSALRLAFHAFRRTHQHVLLKGLEVYTPDQIFFISSCHKWCGHENSSCNAAVRNLEEFSTAFKCNPDEPMSPHERCPLLV; this comes from the coding sequence ATGTCGTGCGAGCAACGTCGCAGCAAATGGCGCTGCGGCGTCACTGGGGCCATGCTCGTCGGCCTGCCCCTGTCGCTGCTGGGGCTCGCTACGTGCCTGGGCCGCCGGGGCACGGTCTCCTCGCCCGGGCTCTGCTCGACCGCAGCCTGTCGCACGGCCGCGATGGCGCTCAACATGTCGCTGAGCCGCAGCGTGGGACCTTGCCAAGACCTTGAGCGCTTCGTGTGCGACGGCTGGCCGCGCATGGAGAGGGCCGGATCGCGCGTGCAGCTCATCATGAACTACGCCTGGACTGCGTACCGGGTGCCGCGGCGGGGACAGTCGGCCGTCGACAAGGTCGTGGCGCTCTACCAGAGCTGCGTGTCCTCGTTGTcgcccggcggcggtgagccCGGCACACTACGCGCCTTCATCGTGCAGCTCGGCCTGGGCCCCGCCAACGCGACCGTGGGCAGCGCCTTCCGGGCGCTACTACAGCTCTCGACTCGGCACGCGCTGCACTTGCTGCTAGCCGTGGAGTACAACGCCAGTGCCGGGATCTCGCTGCGACCCGCTCAGCCGCCGCCGGCGAGCAGCCCGCCGAGCTACGTGCTCCGCGTGGCTCAGATGGCTCTGCTGGACGACCCGCAAGCCGTGGCGCACGACCTGGAACTCATCGAGCGGGAGCTGGCCACACCGCCCGCCGCCAAGCAGATGACGCGCACCGTGCACCTGGAGGTGGTGGCCGAGGAGTGCGGCTCGCTCAGCGACTGGCTCACGGAGCTGCCTGGTACCAACTCGCACACGCCGGTGGACGTCGAGGCGCCGACAGCTGTGCGCTGGTACGCAAACTTCCTGCGGCGCCACCGCGGGGACGCCGCGCTGCGGCGCTACGTGGCGTGGCACACGGCCCGCGTTCTCGGCTCGCTCACCCAGTACGACCTGTTCCGCGCCACCCTGGAGACCAAGCTGGGCCGGctcgagcccagcccgagcctgGTCAAGACCACCTGCCTGGCCCACGCGGCCAACCTCATGCCGCTCGCCTACAATGCCTTCGTGGTGCGCCACTTCGCCACACGCCGCTCCCGCAGGGCCGTCGAGGCGATGGCCGACGGACTGCGCGCGGCCGCCATGACCAGCGTGCGCGCGAGCCGGTGGATGGGCGACCGGCCCAAGGCCATGGCGACGCTCAAGCTGCGCAAGCTCACCTGGGTGCTGCCACGACACCGCAGCGAGGCGCAGGTCAACCGCGCCTATGCTCGCGTCAGCGACCTCAGCCTGAAGGACTTTCTCAAGTCGTACATCAACGTCACCGAGCACAGTGGCCACAGGGAGGCACATGAGGCGAACCAGGCGTCCGTCGACGTCCTCTACACGGCGCAGCGAAACGCCATCGTCGTATCGGCGGGCATGCTCAACACGCCGTTCTTCGAGGATACACTTCCGGCCGCCTTCAACTACGCTGGCCTCGGGCAGCGTATGGCACTGGAACTGCTGCACGCTTTCGACGAACATGGACGCTGGTACGACGAGCACGGTCGGCCCCGCAACTGGTGGGACGACGCGACGGCCGACGAGTTCCGAAACAGGCTCGAGTGCCGACACGGTGGCGGCCAGGCGCTCTTCGAGAGCAGTGCCCTGCGGCTTGCCTTCCACGCCTTCCGCAGGACGCACCAGCACGTGCTGCTCAAAGGTCTCGAGGTCTACACCCCTGACCAGATCTTTTTCATCAGCAGCTGTCACAAGTGGTGTGGGCACGAGAACAGCTCGTGCAACGCCGCTGTGCGCAACCTCGAAGAGTTTTCGACTGCTTTCAAGTGCAACCCGGACGAGCCCATGAGCCCGCACGAACGGTGCCCGCTACTTGTGTGA
- the LOC119461173 gene encoding docking protein 1 isoform X5, translating to MKRRSWTWKGSCKYISTAALKKSWLHKYCALYDSSRHGVKRLEVYDSEESFSRHAQQKCITLEDCIKVVPALQKHQPNVFEVHTRTQSQQFSADSFGEMTEWIEAIRGVTFGQQAVAASAAQDSPIVEEENTLYGSLDAPHVFRVRALPTEAGERCGLRGSFFLLVGPRGVTLAERGPRGGLGAALLWWPYYSIRRYGLLAGTFSLEAGRKAASGEGLFSWHAADAEDIFRAVASFVRTSLDGSALLEQLEQHCYENVPLVTSAEGDPSEAVQHVRRNGAEYAVVHKTSSTKVFHPQ from the exons AAGTCGTGGTTGCACAAGTACTGCGCCCTGTACGATAGCAGCCGGCACGGCGTGAAGCGACTTGAGGTGTATGACTCGGAGGAGAGCTTCTCTCGCCATGCCCAGCAAAAGTGCATCACCTTGGAGGACTGCATTAAGGTCGTGCCCGCGTTGCAAAAGCACCAGCCCAACGTTTTCGAG GTACACACGCGGACACAGAGCCAGCAGTTCTCTGCCGACTCCTTCGGCGAGATGACCGAGTGGATCGAAGCGATCAGAGGTGTCACATTTGGACAGCAGGCTGTCGCGGCTTCAGCGGCGCAGGATTCGCCCATCGTGGAGGAGGAGAACACCCTGTACGGATCTCTGGACGCTC CGCACGTGTTCCGGGTGCGCGCCCTGCCGACGGAGGCCGGCGAGCGGTGCGGCCTACGCGGCTCCTTCTTCCTGCTGGTCGGGCCCCGGGGCGTGACGCTGGCCGAGCGGGGCCCACGCGGCGGTCTGGGCGCCGCGCTGCTTTGGTGGCCCTACTACAGCATCCGCCGGTACGGCCTGCTGGCGGGCACCTTCTCGCTCGAGGCTGGACGCAAGGCGGCCTCCGGCGAGGGCCTCTTCAGCTggcacgccgccgacgccgagGACATCTTCCGCGCCGTCGCGTCGTTCGTGCGCACCTCGCTGGACGGGTCGGCGCTGCTCGAGCAGCTGGAGCAGCACTGTTACGAGAACGTGCCCCTGGTCACGAGCGCCGAGGGCGATCCCTCGGAAGCCGTGCAGCACGTGCGCCGCAACGGCGCCGAGTACGCCGTGGTGCACAAGACTTCTTCCACGAAGGTCTTTCATCCGCAGTAA
- the LOC119461173 gene encoding docking protein 1 isoform X4 yields the protein MGSEEPAKTGYLHVLHQGFLKGLILLPLQKSWLHKYCALYDSSRHGVKRLEVYDSEESFSRHAQQKCITLEDCIKVVPALQKHQPNVFEVHTRTQSQQFSADSFGEMTEWIEAIRGVTFGQQAVAASAAQDSPIVEEENTLYGSLDAPHVFRVRALPTEAGERCGLRGSFFLLVGPRGVTLAERGPRGGLGAALLWWPYYSIRRYGLLAGTFSLEAGRKAASGEGLFSWHAADAEDIFRAVASFVRTSLDGSALLEQLEQHCYENVPLVTSAEGDPSEAVQHVRRNGAEYAVVHKTSSTKVFHPQ from the exons GGTCTGATCTTGCTGCCCTTGCAGAAGTCGTGGTTGCACAAGTACTGCGCCCTGTACGATAGCAGCCGGCACGGCGTGAAGCGACTTGAGGTGTATGACTCGGAGGAGAGCTTCTCTCGCCATGCCCAGCAAAAGTGCATCACCTTGGAGGACTGCATTAAGGTCGTGCCCGCGTTGCAAAAGCACCAGCCCAACGTTTTCGAG GTACACACGCGGACACAGAGCCAGCAGTTCTCTGCCGACTCCTTCGGCGAGATGACCGAGTGGATCGAAGCGATCAGAGGTGTCACATTTGGACAGCAGGCTGTCGCGGCTTCAGCGGCGCAGGATTCGCCCATCGTGGAGGAGGAGAACACCCTGTACGGATCTCTGGACGCTC CGCACGTGTTCCGGGTGCGCGCCCTGCCGACGGAGGCCGGCGAGCGGTGCGGCCTACGCGGCTCCTTCTTCCTGCTGGTCGGGCCCCGGGGCGTGACGCTGGCCGAGCGGGGCCCACGCGGCGGTCTGGGCGCCGCGCTGCTTTGGTGGCCCTACTACAGCATCCGCCGGTACGGCCTGCTGGCGGGCACCTTCTCGCTCGAGGCTGGACGCAAGGCGGCCTCCGGCGAGGGCCTCTTCAGCTggcacgccgccgacgccgagGACATCTTCCGCGCCGTCGCGTCGTTCGTGCGCACCTCGCTGGACGGGTCGGCGCTGCTCGAGCAGCTGGAGCAGCACTGTTACGAGAACGTGCCCCTGGTCACGAGCGCCGAGGGCGATCCCTCGGAAGCCGTGCAGCACGTGCGCCGCAACGGCGCCGAGTACGCCGTGGTGCACAAGACTTCTTCCACGAAGGTCTTTCATCCGCAGTAA
- the LOC119461173 gene encoding docking protein 1 isoform X3, whose translation MKRRSWTWKGSCKYISTAALKGLILLPLQKSWLHKYCALYDSSRHGVKRLEVYDSEESFSRHAQQKCITLEDCIKVVPALQKHQPNVFEVHTRTQSQQFSADSFGEMTEWIEAIRGVTFGQQAVAASAAQDSPIVEEENTLYGSLDAPHVFRVRALPTEAGERCGLRGSFFLLVGPRGVTLAERGPRGGLGAALLWWPYYSIRRYGLLAGTFSLEAGRKAASGEGLFSWHAADAEDIFRAVASFVRTSLDGSALLEQLEQHCYENVPLVTSAEGDPSEAVQHVRRNGAEYAVVHKTSSTKVFHPQ comes from the exons GGTCTGATCTTGCTGCCCTTGCAGAAGTCGTGGTTGCACAAGTACTGCGCCCTGTACGATAGCAGCCGGCACGGCGTGAAGCGACTTGAGGTGTATGACTCGGAGGAGAGCTTCTCTCGCCATGCCCAGCAAAAGTGCATCACCTTGGAGGACTGCATTAAGGTCGTGCCCGCGTTGCAAAAGCACCAGCCCAACGTTTTCGAG GTACACACGCGGACACAGAGCCAGCAGTTCTCTGCCGACTCCTTCGGCGAGATGACCGAGTGGATCGAAGCGATCAGAGGTGTCACATTTGGACAGCAGGCTGTCGCGGCTTCAGCGGCGCAGGATTCGCCCATCGTGGAGGAGGAGAACACCCTGTACGGATCTCTGGACGCTC CGCACGTGTTCCGGGTGCGCGCCCTGCCGACGGAGGCCGGCGAGCGGTGCGGCCTACGCGGCTCCTTCTTCCTGCTGGTCGGGCCCCGGGGCGTGACGCTGGCCGAGCGGGGCCCACGCGGCGGTCTGGGCGCCGCGCTGCTTTGGTGGCCCTACTACAGCATCCGCCGGTACGGCCTGCTGGCGGGCACCTTCTCGCTCGAGGCTGGACGCAAGGCGGCCTCCGGCGAGGGCCTCTTCAGCTggcacgccgccgacgccgagGACATCTTCCGCGCCGTCGCGTCGTTCGTGCGCACCTCGCTGGACGGGTCGGCGCTGCTCGAGCAGCTGGAGCAGCACTGTTACGAGAACGTGCCCCTGGTCACGAGCGCCGAGGGCGATCCCTCGGAAGCCGTGCAGCACGTGCGCCGCAACGGCGCCGAGTACGCCGTGGTGCACAAGACTTCTTCCACGAAGGTCTTTCATCCGCAGTAA
- the LOC119461173 gene encoding docking protein 1 isoform X6: MGSEEPAKTGYLHVLHQGFLKKSWLHKYCALYDSSRHGVKRLEVYDSEESFSRHAQQKCITLEDCIKVVPALQKHQPNVFEVHTRTQSQQFSADSFGEMTEWIEAIRGVTFGQQAVAASAAQDSPIVEEENTLYGSLDAPHVFRVRALPTEAGERCGLRGSFFLLVGPRGVTLAERGPRGGLGAALLWWPYYSIRRYGLLAGTFSLEAGRKAASGEGLFSWHAADAEDIFRAVASFVRTSLDGSALLEQLEQHCYENVPLVTSAEGDPSEAVQHVRRNGAEYAVVHKTSSTKVFHPQ, from the exons AAGTCGTGGTTGCACAAGTACTGCGCCCTGTACGATAGCAGCCGGCACGGCGTGAAGCGACTTGAGGTGTATGACTCGGAGGAGAGCTTCTCTCGCCATGCCCAGCAAAAGTGCATCACCTTGGAGGACTGCATTAAGGTCGTGCCCGCGTTGCAAAAGCACCAGCCCAACGTTTTCGAG GTACACACGCGGACACAGAGCCAGCAGTTCTCTGCCGACTCCTTCGGCGAGATGACCGAGTGGATCGAAGCGATCAGAGGTGTCACATTTGGACAGCAGGCTGTCGCGGCTTCAGCGGCGCAGGATTCGCCCATCGTGGAGGAGGAGAACACCCTGTACGGATCTCTGGACGCTC CGCACGTGTTCCGGGTGCGCGCCCTGCCGACGGAGGCCGGCGAGCGGTGCGGCCTACGCGGCTCCTTCTTCCTGCTGGTCGGGCCCCGGGGCGTGACGCTGGCCGAGCGGGGCCCACGCGGCGGTCTGGGCGCCGCGCTGCTTTGGTGGCCCTACTACAGCATCCGCCGGTACGGCCTGCTGGCGGGCACCTTCTCGCTCGAGGCTGGACGCAAGGCGGCCTCCGGCGAGGGCCTCTTCAGCTggcacgccgccgacgccgagGACATCTTCCGCGCCGTCGCGTCGTTCGTGCGCACCTCGCTGGACGGGTCGGCGCTGCTCGAGCAGCTGGAGCAGCACTGTTACGAGAACGTGCCCCTGGTCACGAGCGCCGAGGGCGATCCCTCGGAAGCCGTGCAGCACGTGCGCCGCAACGGCGCCGAGTACGCCGTGGTGCACAAGACTTCTTCCACGAAGGTCTTTCATCCGCAGTAA